One Thermomonas paludicola genomic window, TTGGCCAGGTCATCGAAGTACTGCTGATAGGCCTTGCCCTTACCGTCCTTGCCGCTTTTGGCGGCGAGGAAGCCCACGGCTTGGGCAAGTCCGGACTGCAGCACCATGGTGGGAAAGGCCATGGCGCGCGGCTTGTAGTCCTTCGCCAGATTGCTCGCGGCGGCGGACTTCACGCAGGCCAGCGCCGGCTTCGCCATCCGCTGGGCACGGGATTGGCGGTCGCTCATCGGGCACCCCCTGCGGTCAGGAAGCGCACCAGCCCGCGACCCACGGTGGCCTTGCCGCCGATCTGCAGCAGCTTGCCGTGGCCCACCCCGGCGCGCAGCTTGTCGGCGGTCTGCGCTTCGCTGCAGGGCGCATTGCGCACGCGGCCGGGGCCGATGCCCAGCACGCCCCACAGCACGCTTTCGGCCGGCAGGTTCTCTTCCCACCACAGCGCGCCCTTCGCCACCGTACCTGTCTCGTCGTTGATGCGGATGCGGGCGCGGATCTCGGTGCCAGTATCGGTCAGGAAGCCGAAGTCAGCGTCGGAAAGCAAGGCGAAGTGGGCCGGGAACTGGTTGGCGGAATCCGCGTCGTCCGCGAACAGCGCCGTTGCGAAGTGCTGCGCCCAGGCATCCGCGGCGCCGGTGTCGGCATCGAGGTCAAGATCGTCAAATACCACCTTGCCGCTGTGCAGGATGAGCTCACTGCTGGTCGCCACCGCCACCGTACCGGGCCTGACGGTGGGAGGAACGGGCGGCAAGCCGGCCTTGCCCGCGCGGCGCGCATCGGCGGCGTAGCGACCGAGCACGAACGGGCAGGTGGCCCAGGCCATCACCCCGGCCAGCGAACGCACCGGCAGCAGCAGCAGGTGGGCGTCGCCGAAAGCGACCGCGCCTGCGTGCGCGCTGTCGGCATCGTTGATGCGCTCGGGGCCGAACAGCAGGGCCTGGTCGGCATTGCCAGCGAATTCGTCGCGTAGCACGCCCTTCAGCGCCGAACCCGGCACCAGCGGCAGGTTGGTGGCCTTCGCGCGCGCAATCGGCAGATCCACGGTGCCGACGGCCTGGCCGGTACCCACGTGCAGGGCGGACAGGGCATGCAGATGGAAGAGTTCGGTTTTCACGGGATCTGGTCTCCAGAAAGGGTCGATTGCCACGGACGGGTCAGCGCGATGCCGAACCCGTCGCGGCGGTCCTGTGCGTTGTCGCTAAGGCTGGCAAGCCACAGTTGTTCCAGTTGGTCAGGCGTGCCCGCCAGCACGTCGAACCAGTAGGTGGCGCCGGCGGCGACCGCCTTGCGGGTGGCGCGGGGTTTCTGCGCGGCCAGATCCCAGC contains:
- the cmr5 gene encoding type III-B CRISPR module-associated protein Cmr5, translated to MSDRQSRAQRMAKPALACVKSAAASNLAKDYKPRAMAFPTMVLQSGLAQAVGFLAAKSGKDGKGKAYQQYFDDLAKVTGLPNSEALLQEALRADLPRYRLLTRDVLDAASWLKRFCQSLVNDEGSRNGD
- the cmr4 gene encoding type III-B CRISPR module RAMP protein Cmr4, which gives rise to MKTELFHLHALSALHVGTGQAVGTVDLPIARAKATNLPLVPGSALKGVLRDEFAGNADQALLFGPERINDADSAHAGAVAFGDAHLLLLPVRSLAGVMAWATCPFVLGRYAADARRAGKAGLPPVPPTVRPGTVAVATSSELILHSGKVVFDDLDLDADTGAADAWAQHFATALFADDADSANQFPAHFALLSDADFGFLTDTGTEIRARIRINDETGTVAKGALWWEENLPAESVLWGVLGIGPGRVRNAPCSEAQTADKLRAGVGHGKLLQIGGKATVGRGLVRFLTAGGAR